In a genomic window of uncultured Methanobrevibacter sp.:
- the glnA gene encoding type I glutamate--ammonia ligase yields the protein MSEKDKKLDQIIKTIDANDIKFLKLQFSDIHGLPKSMAVPLKKADDVEDIVNDGLLFDGSSVAGLASINDSDLLAKPDVDTFSTIPWRPESKGTSRFICDIFTTEGKPYDGDPRGVLKKSLQLAEKRGYQFNMGPEPEFFIIKEDENGNYIPADEAEYFDVEPLDQGTDIRREIVLGLEKLDFDVEVSHHEVAAGQHEVDFKYADALKTADAVITFKEAVKALVNNLGFKATFMPKPFLGINGSGMHCNQSLFKDGKNIFYDPDTETQISQEALYFIGGLLEHAPALSSILSPTVNSYKRLVPGYEAPCYIAYGFKNRSTLLRIPASRGLGTRIECRSADPSCNPYLAFAVLLEAGLYGMDNKIDPGEPTEENLFAYSEDEIIEKGISSLPTSLWEAYHSLEEDEVIKNALGEKVFNQFYTIKRAEWDAYRIQVFDYERDEYLNV from the coding sequence ATGTCAGAAAAAGATAAAAAATTAGACCAGATAATTAAGACAATCGACGCAAACGATATAAAATTTTTGAAATTACAGTTTTCAGATATACACGGATTACCTAAAAGTATGGCAGTGCCTCTTAAAAAGGCAGACGATGTTGAAGACATTGTAAACGACGGATTATTATTTGACGGATCATCAGTAGCAGGATTAGCTTCAATCAATGACAGTGACCTTCTTGCAAAACCTGATGTCGACACCTTTTCAACAATCCCTTGGAGGCCTGAATCAAAAGGTACCAGTCGATTTATCTGTGATATTTTCACTACAGAAGGAAAACCATATGATGGAGACCCAAGAGGTGTACTTAAAAAATCCTTACAATTAGCAGAAAAAAGAGGATATCAATTTAATATGGGTCCTGAACCTGAATTTTTCATTATAAAAGAAGATGAAAATGGAAATTACATACCTGCTGATGAAGCTGAATACTTTGATGTCGAACCATTGGATCAGGGTACCGACATCAGAAGAGAAATCGTATTAGGTTTGGAAAAGCTTGATTTCGATGTGGAGGTCAGCCACCACGAAGTTGCAGCAGGTCAGCATGAAGTGGACTTCAAATATGCAGACGCTTTAAAAACAGCAGATGCAGTAATTACATTCAAAGAAGCTGTAAAAGCATTAGTCAATAATCTAGGCTTTAAGGCAACTTTCATGCCAAAACCGTTTTTAGGAATCAACGGTAGTGGAATGCACTGTAACCAGAGTCTCTTTAAGGATGGAAAAAATATTTTCTATGACCCTGACACTGAAACTCAAATATCACAGGAAGCTTTATACTTCATCGGAGGATTACTTGAACATGCTCCGGCTTTATCATCAATCTTATCCCCGACAGTCAACTCATACAAACGTCTTGTGCCTGGTTATGAAGCACCATGCTACATAGCTTACGGATTTAAAAACAGGTCAACCTTATTAAGAATCCCAGCATCCAGAGGATTAGGTACAAGAATTGAATGCAGATCTGCTGACCCATCATGTAACCCTTACCTTGCATTCGCAGTATTGCTTGAAGCTGGTCTGTACGGTATGGACAATAAAATTGACCCTGGTGAACCTACTGAAGAGAACCTCTTTGCATATTCCGAAGATGAAATCATCGAAAAAGGAATCAGTAGCTTGCCTACCAGCTTATGGGAAGCATATCACTCATTAGAGGAAGACGAAGTAATCAAAAACGCTCTTGGAGAAAAAGTATTCAATCAGTTCTATACAATTAAAAGGGCTGAATGGGATGCATACAGAATCCAAGTATTCGATTATGAACGGGATGAGTATTTAAACGTTTAG